From the genome of Salmo trutta unplaced genomic scaffold, fSalTru1.1, whole genome shotgun sequence:
atgtgttgagatggtccctagatacaacagactgatgtgttgagatggaccctagatacaacagactgatgtgttgagatggtccctagatacaacagactgatgtgttgagatggtccatagatacaacagactgatgtgttgagatggaccctagatacaacagactgatgtgttgagatggtccctagatacaacagactgatgtgttgagatggtccctagatacaacagactgatgtgttgagatggtccctagatacaacagactgatgtgttgagatggtccctagatacaacagactgatgtgttgagatggtccctagatacaacagactgatgtgttgagatggtccCTAGATACAACAGACTCATGAATAATATTGATGGCATTATGCGGAACGTCCAATGAGAGGAAGCTTCTGAGAGGTATCCAATTCCCTATTTCACTTCCCTTTTTATTTCGTGGTTTCACTGACGACCAGTATCATAGGGTGCAACCCAaatgggcaccctattccctaaatagtgcccatgggtcaaaagtagtccactatgtagggaatagggtgctgtttgggacgtAACCATACGGCTCATTGAACATGTGTAAAAGTACTAGTGAGAATGCTGAGGTTTTTCCTCGTTTCTCTGCGTCTGTTCTAAGTATTCTCACCTTGTTGCTAGGTAGAAACCACAGGCTTAGTGTTTTGACCTTGTTTCTCGGTAGAAACCACAGGCTTAGTGTTTTCACTTTGTTGCTAGGTAGAAACCACCGGCTTAGTGTTTTGATCTTGTTTCTCGGTAGAAACCACAGGCTTAGTGTTTTCACTTTGTTGCTAGGTAGAAACCACAGGCTTGTGATCACCTACTCAGACGTCATAGAGGGAACTAGACATTTTCACCAGGACATGAAGATCTCTGAGGGCAGCTTCTCTGCTGTCTACAGAGCGGTAAAGGGAAATGAAACCTTCGCTGTCAAGCTCTTTAAGCAGGTACTGACACTCCCACTCCATACCGTGCTCCATTTATAAAAGTCATCTTTTCAAAATGGCCCTGGCTTGATGGAGATTAAATATAATAAAGGTCATTATTCAACTAGAGAGACATTTATTTGGTTATGTGCTTCAAAAGGACTGAGGACGTACACAACACAGTTCAAGTGTTTGTTGGTCTTCTTCGTTGGTCTGTACAGGTGCAGAAAGCCTCATGGAGGAAGTTGTGGGATCTATTCAGGAGAGAGATGGAAGTTCATCATCTGTATGTCTAACTACTCCATTCATCCTCCATTTTAGATTGTTTCTGTATGTCTAACTACTCCATTCATCCTCCATTTTAGATTGTTTCTGTATGTCTACCTACTCCATTCATCCTCCATTTTAGATGGTTTCTGTATGTCTACCTACTCCATTCATCCTCCATTTTAGATTGTTTCTGTATGTCTACCTACTGCATTCATCCTCCATTTTAGATTGTTTTTCTGTATGTCTACCTACTCCATTCATCCTCCATTTTAGATTGTTTCTGTATGTCTACCTACTCCATTCATCCTCCATTTTAGATTGTTTCTGTCTTTTACTAATCATCAAATCTGCCTGTTTATCCTTCAGCTACCAGCATCCTAACATCTTAGAGCTGTTGGGTTGTTACTCTGATGGGGATCGTTACTGGCTGGTATACCCTTACCTTCCCAACGGATCACTGTTCCACAGACTGCATGACCAGGTGAGATGTTCTATTCTATACCCCCTACCTTCCCAACGGATCACTGTTCCACAGACTGCATGACCAGGTGAGATGTTCTATTCTATACCCCCTACCTTCCCAACGGATCACTGTTCCAGACTGCATGACCAGGTGAGATGTTCTATTCTATACCCCCTACCTTCCCAACGGATCACTGTTCCACAGACTGCATGACCAGGTGAGATGTTCTATTCTATACCCCCTACCTTCCCAACGGATCACTGTTCCACAGACTGCATGACCAGGTGAGATGTTCTATTCTATACCCCCTACCTTCCCAACGGATCACTGTTCCACAGACTGCATGACCAGGTGAGATGTTCTATTCTATACCCCCTACCTTCCCAACGGATCACTGTTCCACAGACTGCATGACCAGGTGAGATGTTCTATTCTATACCCCCTACCTTCCCAACGGATCACTGTTCCACAGACTGCATGACCAGGTGAGATGTTCTATTCTATACCCCCTACCTTCCCAACGGATCACTGTTCCACAGACTGCATGACCAGGTGAGATGTTCTATTCTATACCCCCTACCTTCCCAACGGATCACTGTTCCACAGACTGCATGACCAGGTGAGATGTTCTATTCTATACCCCCTACCTTCCCAACGGATCACTGTTCCACAGACTGCATGACCAGGTGAGATGTTCTATTCTATACCCCCTACCTTCCCAACGGATCACTGTTCCACAGACTGCATGACCAGGTGAGATGTTCTATTCTATACCCCCTACCTTCCCAACGGATCACTGTTCCACAGACTGCATGACCAGGTGAGATGTTCTATTCTATACCCCCTACCTTCCCAACGGATCACTGTTCCACAGACTGCATGACCAGGTGAGATGTTCTATTCTATACCCCCTACCTTCCCAACGGATCACTGTTCCACAGACTGCATGACCAGGTGAGATGTTCTATTCTATACCCCCTACCTTCCCAACGGATCACTGTTCCACAGACTGCATGACCAGGTGAGATGTTCTATTCTATACCCCCTACCTTCCCAACGGATCACTGTTCCACAGACTGCATGACCAGGTGAGATGTTCTATTCTATACCCCCTACCTTCCCAACGGATCACTGTTCCACAGACTGCATGACCAGGTGAGATGTTCTATTCTATACCCCCTACCTTCCCAACGGATCACTGTTCCACAGACTGCATGACCAGGTGAGATGTTCTATTCTATACCCCCTACCTTCCCAACGGATCACTGTTCCACAGACTGCATGACCAGGTGAGATGTTCTATTCTATACCCCCTACCTTCCCAACGGATCACTGTTCCACAGACTGCATGACCAGGTGAGATGTTCTATTCTATACCCCCTACCTTCCCAACGGATCACTGTTCCACAGACTGCATGACCAGGTGAGATGTTCTATTCTATACCCCCTACCTTCCATTTTATTCTACTAAactactattctattctatttcaaTGCCAAACATATCAGtgtatctgtctctgtggtggacagactgtatggtagtaggtgtatTGATGTTTAAATGCTAACATGTCTCCCCTCCTGCATCTCTCTGTAGAACGTAGTGCCTCTCTCATGGCAGGAGCGTCTGGACATCATCAAGGGGACGGCTAAGGCTGTACATCACCTACACATGGCCCAGCCCTGCACTGTGGTCTGTGGTAACATCACAAGGTACCAGCTCAAACCCCTAGTCAATAACATAACAAGGTACCAGCTCAAACCCCTAGTCAATAACATAACAAGGTACCAGCTCAAACCCCTAGTCAATAACATAACAAGGTACCAGCTCAAACCCCTAGTCAATAACATAACAAGGTACCAGCTCAAACCCCTAGTCAATAACATAACAAGGTACCAGCTCAAACCCCTAGTCAATAACATAACAAGGTACCAGCTCAAACCCCTAGTCAATAACATAACAAGGTACCAGCTCAAACCCCTAGTCAATAACATAACAAGGTACCAGGTCAAACCCCTAGTCAATAACATAACAAGGTACCAGGTCAAACCCCTAGTCAATAACATAACAAGGTACCAGTTCAAACCCCTAGTCAATAACATAACAAGGTACCAGCTCAAACCCTTAATCTAGTCACTCACCTCACCCCCTTTCACCccctagcctagtggttagtgcgttggactagtaaccggaaggttgcaagatcaaatccccgagctgacaaggttcctaggccatcattgtaaataagaattagttgtttactgacttgcctagttaagtaaaggttcaATTAGAAAAATACAAATGTCAGGGTCTTGGTGAATGATGGGACCAGGAAAGAGACAgacttttttttaaagcattgGTTTTAGCATAGCATAACACAGCATATCACAGTATAACATAGCCTAGCCTAGCGTAACACAGCATATCACAGTATAACATAGCCTAGCCTAGCATAACACATTTCCAAAGATCCCTGTCACACCTGAGTTCCAAAGCGTATTCTCTCTGTGTAGTTCTAACATACTGCTGGACGAGCAGCTGCAGCCCAAGCTGTCTGATTTTGGGACGGCCCGTCTCAGACCCCACTCTGTCAGTCAGAGCTGCACCGTTACCTTGGATACGACCTTCGGAACCCTGGGCTACCTGCCGGAGGAATACATCCGAGACGGAAAGCTGTCCGTCAGTCTGGACGTGTTCAGCTTAGGAGTGGTGAGTTAGTGAACACTTGACAAAAAATGCTCTGAAACATATTTTTGACAAAACAATCCTCTTTCAACAGACGTGGTCTTTGTCAGCTACTTGCGACTAATACTAGATAAACTGATCTGAATGCCAGAACATAGCTGTTTGTGAATTGATTGGATGTCTATGACCAGAACCTGTTAATAAGAACCTTTTTCTTCTTTAGGTTATAATGGAAATATTAACGGGACGGAAGGTTAGAGAGGAGACTCCTAAACACACCCTGCTGGTGAGACTAGAATTACATTTTCGTACTTTCGGAAATTGCACATTGATTTGAAATGCTTGCAAACACATGAAATAATGCTGGATTGCTGGATACATGCAGTCTGGTTCATCCTACCTCCCTCCCATCCAGAGAGACGTCCTaagtggagaggtggaggacacTGGCAGTGTAGACTCCTGTCTTCAGTATCTGGACCCGAGAGCTGGTCTTTGTCCCCATTCTATGTCTTTTACCTTGTTGCGTCTAGCCCTGGACTGCACCTCTACACGACCACGCAACAGACCCACCATGGAGAATGTGAGTCAACTCAATACAATTCAATGCAATCCAGTTCAATTTAGTTCAATTCAATTCTACTTTATTGAGTTGGGTAAATGTGAGAATAGGGACATGAACCTGACTTTTAGAGTCAAGGTTCAGGGTAGGACTGTTTGTTTGATTTTCCACTGAATCAGACCTGAATCAGACCTGGGCAGAAAATAGTTTATTTTGTAGTTTGTTTGAAAATACCAACTTTTGAAATACTCGAGGTAGTCGAAGATAGTTTAGGTAGAGTTTGAGCTTGTCGAAGATAGTTTAGGTACAGTTTGAGCTAGTCGAAGATAGTTTAGGTAGAGTTTGAGCTAGTCTAAGATAGTTTAGGTAGAGTTTGAGCTAGTCTAAGATAGTTTAGGTAGAGTTTGAGCTAGTCGAAGATAGTTTAGGTAGAGTTTGAGCTAGTCGAAGATAGTTTAGGTAGAGTTTGAGGTAGTTGTTTTGATATTCAAATACAGGTCTCAGGAAAAGAATACCTCACAAATAGCCAAATCATATttgaaggtatttgaatatatgcaagttatttgaaaaactaaaaaatatttatttggtGGCTGCCAAATATTCAATGAAGAACCCAAAACTATAACAGTTAGTTGAATTAGTCTAAATACATGATAATTAGCACATAGTTTGGAGGCTCTCAGATATGAATCTTAATATAGTCTATAGCCTAGAATGAAATAAATGAGGGACATGGAATCACCTCAACATTAGAGGAGATTAACAAAATGACTGACAAATATGTTCCTAATGAGTGACATAAGGTTATACGGTAATGAGTGACATAAGGTTATACGATAATGAGTGACATAAGGTTATACGGTAATGAGTGACATAAGGTTATACGGTAATGCATGACATAAGGTTATACGGTAATGAGTGACATAAGGTTATACGGTAATGAGTGATATAAGGTTATACGGTAATGAGTGACATAAGGTTATACGGTAATGAGTGACATAAGGTTATACGGTAATGAGTGACATGAGGTTATACGGTAATGAGTGACATAAGGTTATACGGTAATGAGTGACATAAGGTTATACGGTAATGCATGACATACGGTTATACGGTAATGAGTGACATAAGGTTATACGGTAATGAGTGGCATAAGGTTATATGGTAATGAGTGACATAAGGTTATACGGTAACACTTGACATCCAGTTCTTGTACATATGTAGTAACTTTGTGATTATTACAATAGCAACATTGTTGTTACATAGGACTTTGGAAATGTCTTTATAATTACACAATAATGGAGTTATTAAATGAAATAAGGAACAGTCACTATTCTTGTGTAGAGTAGTTACAAAAATTCTCAGCTCATTGCTATGCAATTCAAATGCAATTACCAAATTATTATGTAACAAAATGCTAATACAAGGTAATTAAAGTTGTTTTACTCCGGCACAAGAACAGTTTAATGTTAAATGTTACTTAGAATGCTAACAGTAACAAAATATGGCTATTAAGTGTTGAAAGCAAACGAAATATCCCAAAACTGCCTTCTCGAATCAACTACAGCTAAGGTAGGTGGAAAATCATGTTAGTTTATATTCTGAGTAAATTATCAATTTAAagatggtgtagtgtgtgtttaAAACAAGAACACTTCCTCTCAGATGGACAAAGAGGTTCGACGTTGTTTGCAAATGGATTTGAATTACTCTGCAGTATTTTCAGGTATTATAAAATTAATTGCAGCTTTCAACCTTTTCAATGGCATGTTGAAATAGTCAtacagtacagatgtaggatcttagtttgtgccagtttgctacagcaggaaaataatcctcagcaacaggaaatgtgaattatgtggattataattaatggacatttttgtattggttgacacattt
Proteins encoded in this window:
- the LOC115184147 gene encoding interleukin-1 receptor-associated kinase 3 isoform X5, yielding MCKSTSENAEVFPRFSASVLSILTLLLGRNHRLSVLTLFLGRNHRLSVFTLLLGRNHRLVITYSDVIEGTRHFHQDMKISEGSFSAVYRAVKGNETFAVKLFKQVQKASWRKLWDLFRREMEVHHLYQHPNILELLGCYSDGDRYWLVYPYLPNGSLFHRLHDQNVVPLSWQERLDIIKGTAKAVHHLHMAQPCTVVCGNITSSNILLDEQLQPKLSDFGTARLRPHSVSQSCTVTLDTTFGTLGYLPEEYIRDGKLSVSLDVFSLGVVIMEILTGRKVREETPKHTLLRDVLSGEVEDTGSVDSCLQYLDPRAGLCPHSMSFTLLRLALDCTSTRPRNRPTMENVLQVLSQLLPLPCPPEDQPHTLTDEAPAPPASPAQTGHGPSSNPSPSVPVEDDELHSYPIENPQPAPAQGGPCECSQSEVTYLGSGERSSHLSREGAGERAGLGADEADQSLQTNGEPVDLYSSWPVQCSCSAEVDGLGCEDCRANGFTPCPSDLPQGDLSFSSLSIVDNPAKQRMMNKIDLYNRGLLRTEELLSVSMTTQE